A stretch of the Macrobrachium nipponense isolate FS-2020 chromosome 23, ASM1510439v2, whole genome shotgun sequence genome encodes the following:
- the LOC135196291 gene encoding uncharacterized protein LOC135196291 isoform X1 yields MSYFSPNQGNGTGVAKDELQKRFVFHSSVVTTASQLTRKDLFRCTSHLRSNQQPLVNMKIFVLLAVLATASAEQPVGILEDLLTTIAQLALKGLDPASVSYTELHITSHEDTDLFFIFKDAQISNFSNIVITGFDPILETWQFTASAQLERFVAHADNYTTKGILKGLPYSTSGTMDFAANHLEAVVSLRIARFTFTPFQICLAEQSLRVDLTGKSFEANFENADELNAEMNAHGAELVAELQEKIRAHADDVINWVNFIFCDRL; encoded by the exons ATGTCTTATTTCTCACCTAATCAAGGGAACGGAACAGGTGTTGCCAAAGACGAGCTGCAAAAGAGATTCGTCTTTCATAGCAGTGTTGTAACCACTGCGTCTCAGCTAACGAGGAAAGACTTGTTTCGTTG CACGTCTCATCTTAGGTCTAACCAACAACCTTTGGTCAACATGAAGATCTTTGTGTTGCTGGCTGTTCTAGCAACAGCCTCTGCCGAACAACCAG TTGGAATTCTCGAAGATCTGTTAACTACGATTGCTCAACTCGCGCTCAAAGGACTGGATCCTGCAAGCGTATCCTACACAGAGCTCCACATTACGTCGCATGAAGATACCGA TCTGTTCTTCATCTTCAAAGACGCACAAATCAGCAATTTCTCGAACATAGTTATCACCGGATTTGACCCGATTTTGGAAACGTGGCAG ttcACTGCATCGGCACAGCTTGAGAGATTTGTAGCCCACGCAGACAACTACACAACCAAGGGAATTCTCAAAGGGCTCCCCTACTCCACCTCGGGAACCATGGA CTTTGCCGCCAATCATCTGGAGGCTGTTGTTTCGCTGAGAATCGCAAGATTTACGTTCACGCCGTTTCAAATCTGTCTTGCGGAACAGTCGCTCAGGGTTGACCTTACTGGCAAAAGCTTCGAG GCAAACTTTGAAAACGCAGATGAGCTGAATGCCGAAATGAATGCACACGGGGCTGAACTAGTGGCAGAACTACAAGAAAAGATCAGGGCACATGCCGATGACGTCATCAATTGGGTCAACTTCATATTTTGCGATCGCCTGTAA
- the LOC135199142 gene encoding facilitated trehalose transporter Tret1-2 homolog isoform X2, whose translation MTSEMGSEVATAKKGFRFRQVVNLATVASTAVFSGMVIGWAAVLPKLEEDTSKFRVNKEHVSLLVSFLPILGIATSLVASSLMEWLGPRRMILCAIFPMPGFWLMKAYSPYLALLYVGRGGLAITSSLIGTALQPLVAELSPSNIRGLASSSAEIVAAIGVLVSYLLAHFLPWGLATAVSAVPCLPIFLMLLTVPESPYWLIRQNKLEEAEQSLKNLAASGTDVAEQLNAIAATSAPTKASFKYQASQLKKQQNRQPVLLLWVMFILRELGGKSALFSYSVYMFRQARVEIDPFVCTILIGIIRVVGNIASALTMDRIGRRPFLMISSFVCGISIGMTGLFLMLELPGQSWMPLVLLLLFVGSFGIGLGPIPWIYVGELIPTPVRSLGASLITATYNLVIFGLNYAFLKIIAELELGTTLMIFSLPNFLVVLMVSCWFPETRGKSLQELEKAFKTK comes from the exons ATGACGTCAGAGATGGGCAGCGAGGTGGCCACTGCCAAGAAGGGCTTCCGGTTTCGTCAG GTGGTGAACCTGGCAACTGTGGCTTCCACAGCGGTCTTCAGCGGAATGGTCATCGGATGGGCTGCCGTCCTCCCAAAATTGGAGGAGGACACGTCGAAGTTTCGCGTCAATAAGGAGCACGTCTCTCTTCTGG TCTCCTTTCTCCCCATTTTGGGAATCGCTACCTCTCTCGTGGCCAGTTCCCTGATGGAGTGGCTTGGGCCCAGAAGGATGATCCTGTGTGCCATCTTCCCCATGCCAGGGTTTTGGCTGATGAAGGCTTACTCTCCCTACTTGGCGCTCTTGTATGTTGGCAGGGGTGGCCTGGCCATCACCTCCAGCTTGATTGGCACAGCCCTCCAGCCCCTGGTAGCCGAGCTCAGTCCTTCTAACATCCGTGGGCTGGCTTCCTCGTCGGCCGAGATCGTAGCAGCCATTGGAGTGTTGGTGAGCTACCTGCTCGCCCATTTTCTGCCGTGGGGGCTCGCCACAGCTGTGTCTGCTGTTCCTTGTTTGCCCATTTTCCTTATGCTGCTGACTGTCCCAGAG TCTCCATATTGGCTCATAAGGCAAAACAAGTTAGAGGAGGCTGAACAGTCCTTGAAAAATCTCGCAGCCAGTGGAACTGACGTGGCTGAACAACTCAACGCCATTGCAGCTACTTCAGCACCTACTAAAGCATCGTTCAAGTACCAG GCATCTCAGCTGAAGAAGCAGCAAAATAGACAACCAGTCCTACTCCTGTGGGTCATGTTCATTCTGAGAGAGCTCGGAgggaaaagcgctctcttctctTACTCCGTGTACATGTTCAGGCAAGCCAGAGTGGAAATCGACCCGTTCGTGTGTACCATACTGATTGGCATCATCAGGGTTGTCGGGAACATAGCCTCCGCCCTGACCATGGACAGGATAGGACGAAGGCCTTTCCTTATGATCAGCAGTTTCGTCTGCGGCATCTCAATCGGCATGACGGGCTTGTTCCTCATGTTGGAGCTCCCGGGGCAATCTTGGATGCCTCTCGTCCTCCTCCTGCTTTTCGTCGGGTCCTTCGGAATAGGGCTGGGTCCCATCCCGTGGATATACGTCGGAGAGTTGATCCCGACTCCAGTCAGGTCCCTGGGAGCTTCTCTCATCACGGCCACATACAACCTGGTGATATTTGGTCTCAATTACGCCTTCCTCAAGATCATCGCAGAACTAGAGCTGGGAACGACCCTGATGATATTCAGCCTGCCAAATTTCCTGGTGGTTCTCATGGTCAGCTGTTGGTTTCCCGAGACCAGGGGCAAGTCTCTTCAAGAACTGGAAAAGGCGTTCAAGACAAAGTGA
- the LOC135196291 gene encoding uncharacterized protein LOC135196291 isoform X2 — MKIFVLLAVLATASAEQPVGILEDLLTTIAQLALKGLDPASVSYTELHITSHEDTDLFFIFKDAQISNFSNIVITGFDPILETWQFTASAQLERFVAHADNYTTKGILKGLPYSTSGTMDFAANHLEAVVSLRIARFTFTPFQICLAEQSLRVDLTGKSFEANFENADELNAEMNAHGAELVAELQEKIRAHADDVINWVNFIFCDRL, encoded by the exons ATGAAGATCTTTGTGTTGCTGGCTGTTCTAGCAACAGCCTCTGCCGAACAACCAG TTGGAATTCTCGAAGATCTGTTAACTACGATTGCTCAACTCGCGCTCAAAGGACTGGATCCTGCAAGCGTATCCTACACAGAGCTCCACATTACGTCGCATGAAGATACCGA TCTGTTCTTCATCTTCAAAGACGCACAAATCAGCAATTTCTCGAACATAGTTATCACCGGATTTGACCCGATTTTGGAAACGTGGCAG ttcACTGCATCGGCACAGCTTGAGAGATTTGTAGCCCACGCAGACAACTACACAACCAAGGGAATTCTCAAAGGGCTCCCCTACTCCACCTCGGGAACCATGGA CTTTGCCGCCAATCATCTGGAGGCTGTTGTTTCGCTGAGAATCGCAAGATTTACGTTCACGCCGTTTCAAATCTGTCTTGCGGAACAGTCGCTCAGGGTTGACCTTACTGGCAAAAGCTTCGAG GCAAACTTTGAAAACGCAGATGAGCTGAATGCCGAAATGAATGCACACGGGGCTGAACTAGTGGCAGAACTACAAGAAAAGATCAGGGCACATGCCGATGACGTCATCAATTGGGTCAACTTCATATTTTGCGATCGCCTGTAA
- the LOC135199142 gene encoding facilitated trehalose transporter Tret1-2 homolog isoform X1 yields MINQDSDFSVSVESCNAPELHPKMTSEMGSEVATAKKGFRFRQVVNLATVASTAVFSGMVIGWAAVLPKLEEDTSKFRVNKEHVSLLVSFLPILGIATSLVASSLMEWLGPRRMILCAIFPMPGFWLMKAYSPYLALLYVGRGGLAITSSLIGTALQPLVAELSPSNIRGLASSSAEIVAAIGVLVSYLLAHFLPWGLATAVSAVPCLPIFLMLLTVPESPYWLIRQNKLEEAEQSLKNLAASGTDVAEQLNAIAATSAPTKASFKYQASQLKKQQNRQPVLLLWVMFILRELGGKSALFSYSVYMFRQARVEIDPFVCTILIGIIRVVGNIASALTMDRIGRRPFLMISSFVCGISIGMTGLFLMLELPGQSWMPLVLLLLFVGSFGIGLGPIPWIYVGELIPTPVRSLGASLITATYNLVIFGLNYAFLKIIAELELGTTLMIFSLPNFLVVLMVSCWFPETRGKSLQELEKAFKTK; encoded by the exons GCACCAGAACTACATCCCAAGATGACGTCAGAGATGGGCAGCGAGGTGGCCACTGCCAAGAAGGGCTTCCGGTTTCGTCAG GTGGTGAACCTGGCAACTGTGGCTTCCACAGCGGTCTTCAGCGGAATGGTCATCGGATGGGCTGCCGTCCTCCCAAAATTGGAGGAGGACACGTCGAAGTTTCGCGTCAATAAGGAGCACGTCTCTCTTCTGG TCTCCTTTCTCCCCATTTTGGGAATCGCTACCTCTCTCGTGGCCAGTTCCCTGATGGAGTGGCTTGGGCCCAGAAGGATGATCCTGTGTGCCATCTTCCCCATGCCAGGGTTTTGGCTGATGAAGGCTTACTCTCCCTACTTGGCGCTCTTGTATGTTGGCAGGGGTGGCCTGGCCATCACCTCCAGCTTGATTGGCACAGCCCTCCAGCCCCTGGTAGCCGAGCTCAGTCCTTCTAACATCCGTGGGCTGGCTTCCTCGTCGGCCGAGATCGTAGCAGCCATTGGAGTGTTGGTGAGCTACCTGCTCGCCCATTTTCTGCCGTGGGGGCTCGCCACAGCTGTGTCTGCTGTTCCTTGTTTGCCCATTTTCCTTATGCTGCTGACTGTCCCAGAG TCTCCATATTGGCTCATAAGGCAAAACAAGTTAGAGGAGGCTGAACAGTCCTTGAAAAATCTCGCAGCCAGTGGAACTGACGTGGCTGAACAACTCAACGCCATTGCAGCTACTTCAGCACCTACTAAAGCATCGTTCAAGTACCAG GCATCTCAGCTGAAGAAGCAGCAAAATAGACAACCAGTCCTACTCCTGTGGGTCATGTTCATTCTGAGAGAGCTCGGAgggaaaagcgctctcttctctTACTCCGTGTACATGTTCAGGCAAGCCAGAGTGGAAATCGACCCGTTCGTGTGTACCATACTGATTGGCATCATCAGGGTTGTCGGGAACATAGCCTCCGCCCTGACCATGGACAGGATAGGACGAAGGCCTTTCCTTATGATCAGCAGTTTCGTCTGCGGCATCTCAATCGGCATGACGGGCTTGTTCCTCATGTTGGAGCTCCCGGGGCAATCTTGGATGCCTCTCGTCCTCCTCCTGCTTTTCGTCGGGTCCTTCGGAATAGGGCTGGGTCCCATCCCGTGGATATACGTCGGAGAGTTGATCCCGACTCCAGTCAGGTCCCTGGGAGCTTCTCTCATCACGGCCACATACAACCTGGTGATATTTGGTCTCAATTACGCCTTCCTCAAGATCATCGCAGAACTAGAGCTGGGAACGACCCTGATGATATTCAGCCTGCCAAATTTCCTGGTGGTTCTCATGGTCAGCTGTTGGTTTCCCGAGACCAGGGGCAAGTCTCTTCAAGAACTGGAAAAGGCGTTCAAGACAAAGTGA
- the LOC135197200 gene encoding uncharacterized protein LOC135197200: MEKLVIIQHNVLKWTFNRSRELTAYYKKIDPDILLDATGIVHDTPLKIYGYSVYKRNIHNEDRAGIAVAIKKNLEYKLLDDFVEDVLAVEVRTRRGPLVIGTTYLPPRRRLFPREDIKKILQRRQPSYLFGDLNASHGQMGFDRNNANGDQVHDLINRGIASHLGHDFPTFVGINLGRPDILLANRQAHLNYALQQGALTSSNHLPVILTLATESIVIPTAPRNCPTNADWENEQPEVKDKTYIDNKLKDWFDTIARAVKDNIPIIGYRILKSPENSNQLKLLQWQFENLERASRLNRWSGETFHRAKRLQTLITEESKVLHDQHWERIVKSANDLYGHPAKFWENISRLLGKEGDSAPYITDNNRKIYQDNEKELVFREYCQNIFRITD, translated from the coding sequence ATGGAGAAACTGGTAATAATCCAACATAATGTGCTTAAATGGACCTTCAACAGAAGCAGGGAACTCACTGCCTACTACAAGAAAATTGACCCAGACATATTACTTGATGCAACTGGAATTGTACATGACACACCTCTGAAGATTTATGGGTACAGTGTGTACAAGCGGAACATTCATAATGAAGACCGTGCAGGCATAGCAGTAGCAATAAAAAAGAACCTAGAGTACAAGCTTCTGGATGATTTTGTGGAGGATGTACTTGCAGTGGAAGTCAGGACTAGAAGGGGACCATTAGTCATAGGTACAACGTATCTACCACCGAGAAGGAGActcttccccagagaggataTAAAGAAAATTCTCCAAAGGCGACAGCCATCCTACTTGTTCGGTGACCTAAATGCTTCTCATGGTCAAATGGGCTTTGACAGAAATAATGCAAATGGAGATCAAGTGCATGACCTAATAAATAGGGGGATAGCCTCACACCTGGGGCATGATTTCCCCACCTTTGTAGGCATAAATTTAGGTAGACCGGACATCCTTCTAGCAAACAGGCAAGCCCACCTGAACTATGCACTTCAGCAAGGAGCATTAACATCCTCCAATCATCTACCAGTGATCCTGACTCTAGCTACTGAAAGTATTGTGATTCCCACTGCTCCAAGAAACTGCCCCACAAATGCAGACTGGGAAAATGAACAGCCAGAAGTAAAGGATAAAACATACATTGATAATAAGTTGAAGGATTGGTTTGATACCATAGCAAGGGCAGTAAAAGATAATATCCCTATAATAGGGTACAGGATACTAAAATCTCCAGAGAATAGCAACCAACTCAAACTACTGCAGTGGCAATTTGAAAACTTAGAAAGAGCCTCAAGATTAAACAGATGGTCAGGGGAGACTTTCCACAGGGCAAAACGACTACAAACCCTAATAACTGAAGAATCCAAAGTCCTCCATGATCAGCATTGGGAAAGAATAGTAAAATCAGCTAACGATCTGTATGGACACCCAGCAAAATTCTGGGAAAACATCAGCCGACTACTGGGGAAAGAAGGTGATTCGGCCCCATACATAACTGACAACAATAGAAAAATCTACCAAGATAATGAGAAAGAACTGGTGTTCAGAGAATACTGTCAGAACATCTTCAGAATAACTGATTAA